A DNA window from Arachis duranensis cultivar V14167 chromosome 3, aradu.V14167.gnm2.J7QH, whole genome shotgun sequence contains the following coding sequences:
- the LOC107477462 gene encoding protein PNS1-like isoform X2, which translates to MKFEEKVMSDHNNNGDTEFQASKFERLNPTNPLRIVINNATRVASLSPDHLHQSQQPPPSQPSSTPSIPQQTVTLNSRRYTNKITLFLFLLHMLIAIALVAFFIFKGVEGLIQPSSDSKRRKQTRVVKYFLPQVEAASVLSIVLALTWQTAIRKWPNFMTHFTLWCSFFMSLSAGILLLCFQKPPTDGVGVSLIAFSIGNGLYACWVQNRIKFCTKILTLSLQPVSKFRDLNQPTFYMLGAALFWMSLWSLAVIGALNFYLPSLVIIALVLSLAWTSEIMRNVVNISVSRVVALYYLRGMQSSTKFGFLRAMTRNLGSACLGSLFVPAIEATRVVARFLNLVEGEDEFLFCCARCCFRVMESIFRYGNGWAYVQVL; encoded by the exons ATGAAGTTTGAAGAGAAAGTGATGAGTGACCATAATAATAATGGTGATACAGAATTTCAAGCCTCCAAGTTTGAGAGGTTGAATCCCACAAACCCTTTAAGGATTGTGATCAACAATGCCACCAGAGTTGCTTCTCTTTCTCCTGATCATCTTCATCAAtctcaacaaccaccaccttCTCAGCCTTCTTCTACTCCATCAATCCCCCAA CAAACGGTGACACTGAATTCAAGAAGATACACCAACAAGATTACCCTGTTTCTGTTCCTTCTTCACATGTTAATAGCCATAGCATTGGTTGCTTTTTTTATATTCAAGGGAGTTGAAGGACTAATCCAACCCTCATCAGATTCTAAAAGGAGAAAACAAACAAGAGTAGTGAAGTATTTTCTACCTCAAGTAGAAGCAGCTTCAGTTCTAAGCATTGTTCTAGCACTAACATGGCAAACTGCAATAAGAAAATGGCCAAATTTCATGACACATTTCACACTATGGTGTTCTTTTTTCATGTCACTCTCTGCTGGAATTCTCCTTCTCTGCTTCCAAAAGCCTCCAACAGATGGTGTTGGAGTTTCTCTCATTGCATTTTCAATAGGGAATGGTTTATATGCATGTTGGGTTCAGAACAGAATCAAATTTTGCACCAAAATTCTAACACTTTCACTTCAACCTGTTTCCAAGTTCCGTGATCTGAACCAGCCAACTTTTTACATGCTTGGTGCTGCATTGTTTTGGATGTCACTGTGGAGTTTAGCAGTGATTGGTGCATTGAATTTCTATTTGCCTTCTTTGGTGATCATTGCTTTGGTTTTGAGCTTGGCTTGGACTTCAGAGATTATGAGGAATGTTGTGAACATTAGTGTTAGTAGAGTTGTTGCTTTGTATTATCTTAGGGGAATGCAATCTAGCACTAAGTTTGGATTCTTGAGGGCAATGACAAGGAACCTTGGGAGTGCTTGTTTGGGATCTCTGTTCGTGCCGGCGATCGAGGCGACAAGGGTTGTTGCTAGGTTTCTGAATTTGGTTGAGGGGGAAGATGAGTTCTTGTTTTGTTGTGCTAGGTGTTGCTTCAGAGTCATGGAATCTATCTTCAGATATGGGAATGGTTGGGCCTATGTTCAG GTTTTGTAG
- the LOC107477462 gene encoding protein PNS1-like isoform X1, whose amino-acid sequence MKFEEKVMSDHNNNGDTEFQASKFERLNPTNPLRIVINNATRVASLSPDHLHQSQQPPPSQPSSTPSIPQQTVTLNSRRYTNKITLFLFLLHMLIAIALVAFFIFKGVEGLIQPSSDSKRRKQTRVVKYFLPQVEAASVLSIVLALTWQTAIRKWPNFMTHFTLWCSFFMSLSAGILLLCFQKPPTDGVGVSLIAFSIGNGLYACWVQNRIKFCTKILTLSLQPVSKFRDLNQPTFYMLGAALFWMSLWSLAVIGALNFYLPSLVIIALVLSLAWTSEIMRNVVNISVSRVVALYYLRGMQSSTKFGFLRAMTRNLGSACLGSLFVPAIEATRVVARFLNLVEGEDEFLFCCARCCFRVMESIFRYGNGWAYVQIAAYGKGFVAASQDTWSLFKRLEMEPIVDSDITSSICFLSGVSIASICVIAVSAWTSQLYQNFTATLSLLTFFIGYLLTRIAMALPQACVSC is encoded by the exons ATGAAGTTTGAAGAGAAAGTGATGAGTGACCATAATAATAATGGTGATACAGAATTTCAAGCCTCCAAGTTTGAGAGGTTGAATCCCACAAACCCTTTAAGGATTGTGATCAACAATGCCACCAGAGTTGCTTCTCTTTCTCCTGATCATCTTCATCAAtctcaacaaccaccaccttCTCAGCCTTCTTCTACTCCATCAATCCCCCAA CAAACGGTGACACTGAATTCAAGAAGATACACCAACAAGATTACCCTGTTTCTGTTCCTTCTTCACATGTTAATAGCCATAGCATTGGTTGCTTTTTTTATATTCAAGGGAGTTGAAGGACTAATCCAACCCTCATCAGATTCTAAAAGGAGAAAACAAACAAGAGTAGTGAAGTATTTTCTACCTCAAGTAGAAGCAGCTTCAGTTCTAAGCATTGTTCTAGCACTAACATGGCAAACTGCAATAAGAAAATGGCCAAATTTCATGACACATTTCACACTATGGTGTTCTTTTTTCATGTCACTCTCTGCTGGAATTCTCCTTCTCTGCTTCCAAAAGCCTCCAACAGATGGTGTTGGAGTTTCTCTCATTGCATTTTCAATAGGGAATGGTTTATATGCATGTTGGGTTCAGAACAGAATCAAATTTTGCACCAAAATTCTAACACTTTCACTTCAACCTGTTTCCAAGTTCCGTGATCTGAACCAGCCAACTTTTTACATGCTTGGTGCTGCATTGTTTTGGATGTCACTGTGGAGTTTAGCAGTGATTGGTGCATTGAATTTCTATTTGCCTTCTTTGGTGATCATTGCTTTGGTTTTGAGCTTGGCTTGGACTTCAGAGATTATGAGGAATGTTGTGAACATTAGTGTTAGTAGAGTTGTTGCTTTGTATTATCTTAGGGGAATGCAATCTAGCACTAAGTTTGGATTCTTGAGGGCAATGACAAGGAACCTTGGGAGTGCTTGTTTGGGATCTCTGTTCGTGCCGGCGATCGAGGCGACAAGGGTTGTTGCTAGGTTTCTGAATTTGGTTGAGGGGGAAGATGAGTTCTTGTTTTGTTGTGCTAGGTGTTGCTTCAGAGTCATGGAATCTATCTTCAGATATGGGAATGGTTGGGCCTATGTTCAG ATAGCTGCCTATGGTAAAGGTTTTGTAGCTGCATCCCAAGACACCTGGTCCCTGTTTAAGAGACTTGAAATGGAACCAATTGTGGACTCAGATATAACTAGCTCAATTTGTTTCCTCTCTGGGGTTAGCATTGCCTCAATCTGTGTCATTGCAGTGTCTGCTTGGACCTCCCAATTGTACCAAAATTTCACTGCCACCCTCTCCCTTCTCACATTCTTCATTGGATACCTTCTG ACTAGGATTGCCATGGCACTACCTCAAGCATGTGTGAGTTGTTGA
- the LOC107477491 gene encoding CBL-interacting serine/threonine-protein kinase 6-like, whose amino-acid sequence MHRRRRQQKKRLSKHAVAARTQMDIVVVMVVAMEAAIADDNLFAMYKKIYRGDFKCPRWFSGDARRLITKLLNPDPNSRIIISKIMESPWFKKPVPKNMLRGMKEEDEEEKEKEIEEKMKQPSTMSAFLIISLSEGFDLLRLFEEKKREGREGGDEVCDGGNGEQRDISTGGGGKRDEVRCKEEQQ is encoded by the exons ATGCATCGACGGAGGAGACAACAGAAAAAGAGATTATCAAAGCATGCGGTGGCGGCAAGGACACAAATGGATATagtggtggtgatggtggtggcgATGGAGGCGGCGATAGCT GACGATAACCTTTTTGCGATGTACAAGAAGATTTATAGAGGAGATTTCAAGTGTCCACGGTGGTTCTCCGGCGATGCAAGGAGGCTCATCACCAAGCTGCTCAATCCGGATCCGAATTCTCGCATCATCATTTCGAAAATCATGGAGTCACCGTGGTTCAAGAAACCTGTTCCGAAGAACATGCTACGGGGGATgaaggaggaagatgaagaggagaaggagaaagagataGAGGAGAAGATGAAGCAGCCATCGACGATGAGCGCGTTTCTCATAATATCGTTATCCGAAGGGTTTGATTTGTTGAGGTTGTTTGAGGAGAAGAAGAGGGAAGGAAGAGAGGGAGGAGATGAGGTTTGCGACGGCGGGAACGGCGAGCAGCGTGATATCTCGACTGGAGGAGGTGGCAAACGCGATGAAGTTCGATGTAAAGAGGAGCAGCAATGA
- the LOC107477492 gene encoding CBL-interacting serine/threonine-protein kinase 6-like: MKVVGKEKMIKVGMMRQIKREISVMKMIKHPHFIALHEVMASKSKSYIAMELFRGRALQQNCHKEMHEGGPCEALPPPAYLRRRFLYHCNLKPENLLLDDNGNLKVSDFGLSTNFSEHLRQDGLLHITCGTSAYV; encoded by the coding sequence ATGAAAGTAGTTGGAAAAGAGAAGATGATAAAGGTTGGGATGATGAGGCAGATTAAGAGAGAGATCTCGGTGATGAAGATGATAAAGCATCCTCATTTCATTGCGCTCCACGAAGTAATGGCCTCCAAATCCAAGAGCTACATCGCCATGGAGCTCTTCCGGGGACGAGCTCTTCAACAAAATTGCCACAAAGAGATGCATGAGGGAGGACCTTGCGAGGCTCTACCTCCACCAGCTTATCTCCGCCGTCGATTTCTCTACCACTGCAATCTCAAGCCAGAGAATCTTCTCCTTGACGACAACGGCAACCTCAAGGTCTCTGACTTCGGACTTAGCACTAATTTCTCCGAGCATCTCCGCCAGGACGGCTTGTTGCACATAACTTGCGGCACTTCGGCATATGTATAG